The nucleotide sequence ATTCTTCATAACTAGTATTTTTCAATAAAGTATTAGCCTTATTAATCACTTCTTTTACACCTTCGTTAGATATTACAGACATAGTTAATACTTCTTGACCAATAGTTTTAGAAAATTCTTCTATTTTTGACTCGTCATAAAGCATATCTATCTTATTAAGTACTACTATTTGTGGCTTTTTAGATAATCTTTCACTATAATTTTTTAATTCTTCATTTATCTTATAATAATCTTCAATTGCATTTCTACCATCTATTTCAGATATATCAATTATATGTATTATTACTCTGCATCTTTCTATATGTCTTAAGAATTTATCTCCTAGACCTATACCTTGATGAGCTCCTTCAATAAGACCTGGTATATCTGCTATTACAAAACTATCATCATCATTGACTCTAACCATACCTAATTTAGGTCTTAATGTAGTAAAATGATAACTAGCAACTTTAGATTTTGCAGCTGATACCTTATTAATAAATGAAGACTTTCCAACACTAGGATACCCAACTAATGCAACATCTGCTAATAGTTTTAATTCTAATTTAACTTTAAGTTCTATACCTGCTCTTCCACTTTCAGATATTCTTGGTGCTTTTCTAACAGAATTTTTAAAATGTATATTTCCTCTACCACCATCTCCACCTTTAAGCAGTAACTTTTCTTCATTAGGTTTATTCATATCTAAAAGTAACTTGTCAGTTTCAAAATCCCTTATTACAGTCCCTACTGGAACTCTAATAATAACACTTTCACCATCTCTACCTGTACATCTCGCACTTGATCCACGACCACCATTTTGTGCTTCTAATCTTCTAATATTTTTAAAATTTAACAAAGTGTTCATATTAGGATCGGCAAAAATTATTATATCTCCACCTTTTCCACCATCTCCACCATCTGGTCCACCGAATTGCACAAACTTTTCTCTTCTAAAAGTTGCGGCTCCATCTCCACCATCACCAGATTTTAT is from Oceanivirga salmonicida and encodes:
- the obgE gene encoding GTPase ObgE → MFIDESVITIKSGDGGDGAATFRREKFVQFGGPDGGDGGKGGDIIIFADPNMNTLLNFKNIRRLEAQNGGRGSSARCTGRDGESVIIRVPVGTVIRDFETDKLLLDMNKPNEEKLLLKGGDGGRGNIHFKNSVRKAPRISESGRAGIELKVKLELKLLADVALVGYPSVGKSSFINKVSAAKSKVASYHFTTLRPKLGMVRVNDDDSFVIADIPGLIEGAHQGIGLGDKFLRHIERCRVIIHIIDISEIDGRNAIEDYYKINEELKNYSERLSKKPQIVVLNKIDMLYDESKIEEFSKTIGQEVLTMSVISNEGVKEVINKANTLLKNTSYEELEELKDLDEVLLEIIKTKEDWIIKEIEPNVFEVSGQVVDNVFNKYVFTGDDGIIQFLQVLRNVGMEKKLVEAGVKEGDTVVIEGYEFEYV